Proteins encoded together in one Mycobacterium simiae window:
- a CDS encoding class I SAM-dependent methyltransferase encodes MARTDNDTWDLASSVGATATAVAASRAMASQGPDRLLNDPWADPLVRAVGIDTFVKLIDGELGDNEDPVLNRQAMNEQITVRTRFFDDFFVHAAEAGIRQAVILASGLDTRAYRLPWPAETVVYEIDQPGVIDFKTRTLADLGAQPPAQRRTVAIDLRDDWPAALVGAEFDPHQPTAWSAEGLLVYLPPEAQDRLFDNVTALSAPGSRIACEHLDFRSIPADWAQRLTERSRRIGSNINLAELFYTGDRNTPGEYLTTHGWQVDITNTEQAYAANGFQVPQDELASFGDASGYLTAVLR; translated from the coding sequence ATGGCGCGCACCGACAACGACACCTGGGATCTGGCATCCAGCGTGGGTGCGACCGCAACCGCGGTCGCGGCCTCGCGCGCCATGGCGTCCCAGGGACCGGATCGGCTGCTCAATGACCCGTGGGCCGATCCCCTGGTGCGGGCGGTGGGGATCGACACCTTCGTCAAGCTGATCGACGGCGAACTGGGCGACAACGAGGACCCGGTATTGAACCGGCAGGCGATGAACGAGCAGATCACCGTGCGCACTCGGTTCTTCGATGACTTCTTTGTGCACGCCGCCGAGGCGGGTATCCGCCAGGCGGTCATCCTGGCGTCGGGTCTGGACACCCGGGCCTACCGGTTGCCGTGGCCGGCGGAGACCGTCGTCTACGAGATAGACCAACCCGGCGTAATCGACTTCAAAACCCGCACCCTGGCCGACCTGGGCGCCCAGCCGCCCGCACAGCGCCGCACCGTCGCGATCGATCTGCGCGACGACTGGCCCGCCGCCCTGGTCGGGGCCGAGTTCGACCCGCATCAGCCCACCGCGTGGAGCGCCGAGGGATTGCTGGTGTACCTGCCGCCGGAGGCCCAGGACCGCTTGTTCGACAACGTCACCGCGCTGTCGGCGCCGGGGAGCCGCATCGCCTGCGAACACCTGGATTTCCGCAGCATTCCGGCGGATTGGGCGCAGCGGCTGACCGAACGGTCGCGGCGCATCGGCTCCAATATCAATCTCGCCGAGTTGTTCTACACCGGCGACCGCAACACCCCCGGGGAATACCTCACCACGCATGGCTGGCAGGTCGACATCACGAACACCGAACAGGCATACGCGGCCAACGGTTTTCAGGTACCGCAGGACGAGCTTGCGTCATTTGGCGACGCGTCGGGCTACCTGACCGCGGTGCTGCGCTAA
- a CDS encoding MlaD family protein, with amino-acid sequence MIDDIASAVVRAVRAAHRQQVWLSVAGLVLTLVVGSAYLLIGALRVTPFASSYRVTVQLPDSGGLLPNQDVALRGVRIGRVESLQITPTGVNAIANITSQVRIPANSVVHVSALSPAGEQYINFEADSDAGPYLHDGSRIGLDHATVPVSLARLLGDADGLLSQVDPRKIELIKKELSLGKEGPSKLASIVDGGTFLLSTLDSVLPETTSIIKTSRVVLTLATDKNAGLAATATELDHTLSGIARMQAGYRRLTAQTPRTLAAIDNLFSDNSDTMVQLLGSMATLSQLLYLRVPALNALFPDYRGSVLDAVASAFHDHGVWAIADLYPRYVCDYGTPAHAPSAADYYEPFLYTYCRDDDPAVSIRGAKNAPRPAGDDTAGPPPGADLGRRTDPTPKGRLTIPTPYGGPPLPIEPPH; translated from the coding sequence ATGATCGACGACATCGCCAGCGCGGTGGTCCGAGCGGTGCGGGCCGCTCATCGCCAACAGGTTTGGCTGTCAGTGGCCGGCCTGGTGCTGACCCTGGTGGTCGGCTCCGCGTATCTGTTGATCGGCGCCCTGCGGGTGACTCCGTTCGCCTCGTCGTACCGGGTCACCGTGCAGCTGCCCGATTCCGGCGGGCTACTCCCCAATCAGGATGTCGCGTTGCGCGGCGTGCGTATCGGTCGTGTGGAGTCGTTGCAGATCACCCCTACCGGGGTCAACGCGATCGCCAACATCACTTCGCAGGTCCGCATCCCGGCCAACAGCGTCGTGCACGTGTCGGCGCTGTCGCCCGCGGGCGAGCAGTACATCAACTTCGAAGCCGACTCCGACGCCGGGCCGTACCTCCACGACGGCAGCCGCATCGGTCTGGACCACGCTACCGTGCCGGTCAGCTTGGCGCGGTTGCTCGGTGACGCCGACGGCCTGCTCTCCCAGGTCGATCCCCGCAAGATCGAGCTGATCAAGAAGGAGTTAAGCCTGGGCAAGGAGGGCCCGAGCAAGTTGGCCTCGATCGTGGACGGCGGCACCTTCCTGTTGTCGACGCTCGATTCGGTGCTCCCCGAGACCACCAGCATCATCAAAACCAGCCGGGTGGTCCTGACCCTGGCGACCGACAAGAACGCCGGTTTAGCAGCCACCGCAACCGAACTCGACCACACCCTGTCCGGCATCGCCCGGATGCAGGCCGGTTACCGGCGGCTGACCGCGCAGACGCCGCGTACCTTGGCGGCGATCGACAACTTATTCTCCGACAATTCCGACACCATGGTCCAGCTGCTGGGCAGCATGGCCACCCTGTCGCAGCTGCTCTACCTGCGGGTACCGGCGCTCAATGCGCTGTTTCCCGACTATCGCGGGTCGGTGCTGGATGCGGTGGCGAGCGCCTTCCACGACCACGGCGTCTGGGCGATCGCCGACCTCTACCCCCGCTACGTCTGCGACTACGGAACGCCCGCGCATGCACCGTCGGCCGCCGACTACTACGAGCCGTTCCTGTACACCTACTGCCGCGACGACGACCCTGCCGTCTCGATCCGTGGCGCCAAGAACGCGCCCCGTCCCGCCGGCGACGACACGGCCGGACCACCGCCGGGGGCGGACCTCGGTCGCCGGACCGATCCAACACCCAAGGGCCGGTTGACGATTCCCACTCCCTACGGCGGACCGCCGCTGCCGATCGAACCGCCGCACTAA
- a CDS encoding MCE family protein: MITGHARAVLAMAAATLITSGCATNGLASLPLPAPGLGSGGYALTAVFANALNLPMNAKVKLAGADVGQVESMRARNYTAVTTLRIRDGVLLPRGSTAELRTATPLGDVFVALKPPADDPADMPVLHDGDTIGLDSTAAAATVESVLSSAAVLVNGGAVRNFTNIINGFGKATGDQGQAFGELIRKSNQLVGTLDSRSDQISGALAQLSRLSDQLDAKDTTIAELMTAARPATATLADNSTELANLAVQAGATARLLARFPSIGGTDTSGRSLIRDLNTIAGAANDVVISPDTSFYAVNRLIPPLVKSTAGSAISVHVGVDKLILGSLPDIGYPGDIGLHGPHHYNVNLLVGTLKYTLWRLQERVVGRGPNSPQVPVIPDPDIPGQIDVAPGPPPPGPVPGPP; this comes from the coding sequence ATGATCACCGGCCACGCCCGGGCTGTGCTGGCCATGGCGGCCGCCACGCTGATCACGTCGGGATGCGCCACCAACGGCCTTGCCAGCCTGCCTCTTCCGGCGCCCGGCCTGGGCTCGGGCGGGTACGCCTTGACCGCGGTGTTCGCCAACGCGCTCAACCTTCCGATGAACGCGAAGGTCAAACTCGCCGGCGCCGACGTGGGACAGGTCGAATCGATGCGCGCCCGCAACTACACCGCGGTCACCACGCTGCGGATCCGCGACGGTGTGCTGCTGCCGCGTGGCAGCACCGCCGAATTACGCACCGCCACACCCCTCGGTGACGTGTTCGTGGCCTTGAAGCCACCCGCCGACGATCCCGCCGACATGCCGGTCCTGCACGACGGCGACACCATCGGCCTGGACTCGACCGCGGCGGCGGCGACCGTCGAGTCGGTGCTGAGCTCGGCGGCGGTCTTGGTCAACGGCGGCGCCGTCCGTAACTTCACCAACATCATCAACGGATTCGGCAAGGCCACCGGCGACCAGGGCCAGGCCTTCGGCGAGCTGATTCGCAAATCCAATCAACTGGTCGGCACGCTCGACAGCCGCTCGGACCAGATCTCGGGTGCGTTGGCCCAATTGTCCCGGCTGTCAGACCAACTCGACGCCAAGGACACCACCATCGCCGAACTGATGACGGCGGCCCGGCCCGCCACCGCGACGCTGGCCGACAACAGCACCGAGCTGGCCAACCTGGCGGTGCAGGCCGGCGCCACCGCCCGGCTGCTGGCCAGGTTCCCGTCGATCGGGGGTACCGACACCAGCGGGCGCAGCCTGATCCGGGACCTGAACACGATCGCCGGTGCCGCCAACGATGTCGTGATCAGCCCGGACACCAGCTTCTACGCCGTGAACCGGCTGATTCCCCCGTTAGTGAAATCGACTGCAGGAAGCGCTATTTCGGTGCATGTCGGCGTCGATAAGCTGATCTTGGGGTCCCTTCCCGACATCGGATACCCCGGTGACATCGGGCTGCACGGACCCCACCACTACAACGTGAATCTGCTCGTCGGCACGTTGAAGTACACGCTATGGCGGCTACAAGAGCGTGTGGTCGGCCGCGGACCCAACTCGCCGCAGGTTCCGGTCATTCCGGACCCGGACATCCCGGGGCAAATCGACGTCGCCCCCGGCCCTCCGCCGCCGGGCCCAGTGCCGGGACCGCCATGA
- a CDS encoding mannan-binding family protein has translation MMPRLLATIVLAVTATLPSAVLAHASAPSFCGELGGDWDGQYCHTTVTSERNAVRDIKVALPAELIDDPTTGTVVRDYLRTLVNNWRTANAHMAADSYGEENYQVFRHGNLLSAVFHEDYHADGPQPNNAYRTFTFDMASGKRVRLADLTTSNPLTAIPPLAQPFIQTALDQAPPPHDPGTYPFLVDRWTPDKVYSGAYKAWALTPDELILYMPDYPVAHDEPINFSPGLPQWFMDGGAVQAHIPLSALGSVLRL, from the coding sequence GTGATGCCCCGGCTCTTGGCGACGATCGTATTAGCCGTCACCGCAACACTTCCCAGCGCAGTCCTCGCGCACGCGTCGGCGCCGTCGTTCTGTGGCGAGCTCGGTGGCGACTGGGACGGGCAATACTGCCACACCACGGTGACCTCGGAACGCAACGCCGTCCGCGACATCAAGGTCGCGTTGCCCGCCGAGCTTATCGACGACCCGACCACCGGCACCGTGGTGCGCGACTATCTGCGCACCCTGGTAAACAACTGGCGCACCGCCAACGCGCACATGGCCGCCGACAGCTACGGCGAGGAGAACTATCAGGTCTTCCGGCACGGCAATCTGCTCAGCGCGGTCTTCCACGAGGACTACCACGCCGACGGTCCGCAACCCAACAACGCCTACCGCACCTTCACCTTCGATATGGCCAGCGGCAAGCGGGTCCGGCTGGCGGATCTGACGACGTCGAACCCGCTGACCGCGATCCCCCCACTGGCCCAGCCGTTCATCCAAACCGCCCTCGATCAGGCGCCACCGCCACACGATCCGGGGACCTACCCGTTCCTGGTGGACCGCTGGACCCCGGACAAGGTGTACTCCGGGGCGTACAAGGCGTGGGCCCTGACTCCCGACGAGTTGATCCTCTACATGCCGGACTACCCCGTCGCCCACGACGAGCCCATCAACTTCTCGCCCGGGCTGCCGCAGTGGTTCATGGACGGCGGCGCCGTGCAGGCGCACATCCCGCTCTCGGCCCTCGGTTCCGTGCTGCGCCTGTAG
- the malQ gene encoding 4-alpha-glucanotransferase translates to MKPVSEDLRRLAKAHGVATFYRNERREPVEVDADVVVKVLTLLEVPAATEAERRDELAKLADRDAVLAPTVATRLDGRPRPFPGVVGLVGEDGAERELRDELPADLSPGWYRLHTRDGQEVTLVSAPRQVPQPSATWGWMLQLYALRSGQSWGIGDLGDLREFLRWTAGEHGAGAILLNPLNAPGPTHPVQPSPYTPSSRRFANPLALHIEDVDAYRRADPATRAEVDALRVAPDTDRIDHDLVWAAKRAALEVLWRQDGRPCPVDDSSSTRSLRDWATYCALAERHGGRWSRWPTPLRKVNGEAVIEARAELAPRIAFHAWVQQQCARQLGAVRDAARDAGMPLGILHDLPVGVDADGADAWALADVLAAGVHVGAPPDNFTPRGQDWGLPPWRPDRLADTGYAALREMLRANFAHADGLRIDHVAGLWRLWWIPPGDSPDRGTYVHYDADVMLAVLALEAHRANATVVGEDLGTVEPEVTKALGDNGMLGCAVSWFTRDESAPDEPLLPAANWPARAAASLSTHDLPTAAGFLRGEHVRVRAQLGLLDDVPAEKASADAQRAEWLDLLRSEGLLPPDPDEAAVITAMHRFLASTPSRLKLISPYDVLAEPRQPNLPGTIDEYPNWRLPLPTTLEGLRTDPRVAEITAIFRASG, encoded by the coding sequence GTGAAGCCAGTATCCGAGGACCTCCGTCGACTCGCCAAAGCCCATGGGGTGGCGACCTTTTACCGCAACGAACGGCGTGAGCCGGTAGAGGTCGACGCCGACGTCGTGGTCAAGGTGCTGACTCTGCTCGAAGTCCCGGCCGCCACCGAAGCCGAGCGCCGCGACGAGTTGGCCAAGTTGGCCGACCGGGACGCTGTGCTGGCGCCGACGGTGGCTACTCGGCTGGACGGCCGGCCGCGGCCGTTTCCCGGCGTCGTGGGATTGGTCGGTGAGGATGGCGCCGAGCGCGAACTGCGCGACGAGCTGCCCGCGGATCTGTCACCTGGCTGGTATCGGCTGCATACCCGCGACGGCCAGGAAGTCACCCTGGTGTCGGCCCCCCGTCAGGTACCGCAGCCGTCGGCCACCTGGGGATGGATGCTGCAGCTGTACGCGCTGCGCTCCGGACAGTCGTGGGGCATCGGGGATTTGGGCGACCTACGCGAATTCTTGCGTTGGACCGCGGGCGAGCACGGCGCGGGTGCGATATTGCTCAACCCGCTCAACGCGCCCGGCCCGACCCACCCGGTGCAGCCCTCGCCCTACACGCCGTCCAGCAGACGATTCGCCAACCCGCTGGCGCTGCACATCGAGGACGTCGACGCCTACCGCCGGGCCGACCCCGCGACCCGCGCGGAAGTGGACGCGCTACGCGTCGCGCCGGACACCGATCGAATCGACCACGACCTCGTCTGGGCCGCGAAGCGAGCGGCACTGGAAGTGCTGTGGCGGCAGGACGGCCGCCCCTGCCCGGTGGACGATTCATCCTCGACCCGGAGCCTGCGCGACTGGGCTACCTACTGCGCCCTGGCCGAGCGACATGGCGGTCGCTGGTCGCGATGGCCGACACCGTTACGAAAGGTCAACGGCGAAGCCGTGATTGAGGCCCGCGCGGAGCTGGCGCCGAGAATCGCATTCCACGCGTGGGTGCAGCAGCAGTGCGCCCGGCAGCTCGGCGCTGTGCGCGATGCGGCCCGCGACGCCGGTATGCCGCTCGGCATCCTGCACGACCTGCCGGTGGGCGTCGACGCCGACGGAGCCGACGCGTGGGCGCTGGCCGATGTGCTGGCCGCCGGGGTCCATGTCGGTGCGCCGCCCGACAATTTCACCCCGCGCGGCCAGGACTGGGGACTACCGCCCTGGCGGCCCGACCGCCTCGCCGACACCGGATACGCGGCGTTGCGAGAAATGCTGCGCGCCAACTTCGCTCATGCCGATGGGTTGCGCATCGACCACGTCGCCGGCCTGTGGCGCCTGTGGTGGATCCCGCCCGGCGACAGTCCAGACCGGGGCACCTATGTACATTACGACGCCGACGTCATGCTCGCGGTGCTGGCGCTGGAAGCACACCGAGCCAACGCGACCGTGGTCGGTGAAGACTTGGGCACCGTCGAGCCCGAGGTCACAAAAGCCTTGGGCGACAACGGCATGCTGGGTTGCGCGGTGTCCTGGTTCACCCGCGACGAGTCAGCACCCGACGAGCCGTTGCTGCCCGCCGCCAACTGGCCCGCGCGAGCGGCCGCCAGCCTGTCCACACACGACCTGCCCACGGCGGCCGGATTCCTGCGCGGCGAACACGTGCGGGTGCGCGCGCAGTTGGGCCTGCTCGACGACGTGCCCGCCGAGAAAGCTTCGGCCGACGCGCAAAGAGCGGAGTGGCTGGACTTGTTGCGTTCCGAAGGGCTATTACCGCCCGATCCCGACGAGGCCGCCGTCATTACCGCGATGCACCGCTTCTTGGCGTCGACTCCCAGTCGGCTGAAACTGATCTCGCCTTACGACGTCCTGGCCGAGCCGCGACAGCCGAATCTGCCCGGCACCATCGACGAGTATCCGAATTGGCGGCTGCCGCTGCCGACAACGCTGGAAGGACTGCGCACCGACCCGCGAGTCGCCGAGATCACCGCCATCTTCCGGGCGAGCGGTTGA
- the metH gene encoding methionine synthase: MNAAVNALEPNIRPDCTDELTAALCQRIVVIDGAMGTAIQRDRPDEAGYRGERFKDWPSDVVGNNDLLNLTQPHIIEGIHREYLEAGADILETNTFNANAISLSDYGMQELSYELNYTGATLARRACDEFSTPEKPRYVAGALGPTTRTASISPDVNDPGARNVTYDQLVAAYLEAASGLVDGGADLLIVETIFDTLNAKAAVFAIETLFEERGRRWPVIISGTITDASGRTLSGQVTEAFWNSIRHAKPLAVGLNCALGAPEMRPYIAEMSRIADTFVSCYPNAGLPNAFGEYDEFPTRQAGYVAEFADAGFVNLVGGCCGTTPAHIAEIAKAVAGKPPRQVPEIPVATRLSGLESLNIDDNSLFVNIGERTNITGSARFRNLIKAEDYDTALSVALQQVEVGAQVIDINMDEGMIDGVAAMDRFTKLIAAEPDISRVPVMIDSSKWEVIEAGLKNVQGKPIVNSISMKEGEEKFVREARLCRKYGAAVVVMAFDEQGQADNLERRKEICGRAYRILTEEVGFPPEDIIFDPNCFALATGIEEHATYGIDFIEACAWIKENLPGVHISGGISNVSFSFRGNNPVREAIHAVFLFHAIKAGLDMGIVNAGALVPYDSIDPELRDRIEDVVLNRREDAAERLLEIAERFNQSGQGAGKDGDPQAAEWRGLPVRERITHALVKGIDAHVDEDTEELRAEIAAAGGRPIEVIEGPLMDGMNVVGDLFGSGKMFLPQVVKSARVMKKAVAYLLPFIEAEKEQNGTAASKDTNGTIVMATVKGDVHDIGKNIVGVVLQCNNFEVIDLGVMVPAQKILDAAKEHDADIIGLSGLITPSLDEMSNFAVEMEREGLQIPLLIGGATTSRAHTAVKISPRRSGPVVWVKDASRSVPVAAALLDDKQRPALLEATEKDYASLRERHAQKNERPMLTLEKARANRTPIDWDGYTPPVPAQGLGVREFSHYDLEELREYIDWQPFFNAWEMKGRFPDILNNPATGEAARKLYDDAQEMLDTLIKEKWLTANAVIGFFPANAVGPGCEDIEVYTDDTRTEVLTTLHNLRQQGEHREGIPNRSLGDFIAPKETGLADYVGAFAVTAGLGSQEKIAEFKAALDDYSAILLESVADRLAEAFAERMHERVRKEFWGYQPQEHLDNEALIGEKYVGIRPAPGYPACPEHTEKVTLWKLMDVKERTGIELTESMAMWPGAAVSGWYFSHPQSQYFVVGRLAQDQVADYAKRKGWTLAEAERWLAPNLGYNPED, translated from the coding sequence GTGAACGCCGCTGTGAACGCGCTAGAGCCGAATATCCGTCCGGACTGCACCGACGAACTGACGGCAGCGCTGTGCCAGCGAATCGTGGTAATCGACGGCGCGATGGGCACCGCGATCCAGCGGGACCGGCCCGATGAGGCCGGCTATCGAGGCGAACGGTTCAAGGACTGGCCCAGCGATGTGGTGGGCAACAACGACCTGCTCAACCTGACACAGCCGCACATCATCGAGGGGATTCATCGCGAGTACCTCGAAGCGGGCGCCGACATCCTGGAGACCAACACGTTCAACGCGAACGCGATCTCGCTCTCCGATTACGGCATGCAGGAGCTGAGCTACGAACTGAACTACACCGGCGCCACGCTCGCCCGCCGGGCCTGCGACGAGTTCAGCACCCCGGAAAAACCCCGCTACGTCGCCGGAGCGCTGGGGCCGACGACGCGGACCGCGTCGATTTCGCCGGACGTCAATGATCCCGGAGCCCGCAATGTCACCTACGACCAACTGGTCGCCGCCTACCTCGAAGCCGCCAGCGGCCTGGTCGACGGTGGGGCCGACCTGCTCATCGTCGAGACGATCTTCGACACCCTCAACGCCAAGGCCGCCGTGTTCGCGATCGAGACGTTGTTCGAGGAGCGCGGCCGCCGCTGGCCGGTGATCATCTCCGGCACCATCACCGACGCTTCCGGGCGGACACTTTCCGGGCAGGTCACCGAGGCCTTCTGGAACTCGATTCGACATGCCAAGCCGCTCGCGGTCGGCCTGAACTGCGCGCTGGGCGCGCCGGAGATGCGGCCCTACATCGCCGAGATGTCTCGGATCGCGGATACGTTCGTTTCCTGCTACCCGAACGCGGGCCTACCCAATGCCTTCGGCGAGTACGACGAGTTCCCGACCCGCCAGGCCGGCTATGTCGCCGAGTTCGCCGACGCCGGCTTCGTCAACCTCGTCGGCGGGTGTTGCGGAACGACGCCGGCGCACATCGCCGAGATCGCTAAGGCCGTTGCGGGCAAGCCGCCGCGCCAGGTGCCGGAGATCCCGGTGGCCACCCGCCTGTCGGGCCTGGAGTCGCTCAACATCGACGACAACTCCCTGTTCGTGAACATCGGTGAGCGCACCAACATCACCGGTTCGGCCCGGTTCCGCAACCTGATCAAGGCCGAGGACTACGACACCGCGCTGTCGGTCGCCCTGCAGCAGGTCGAGGTCGGCGCGCAGGTCATCGACATCAACATGGACGAGGGCATGATCGACGGCGTCGCCGCGATGGACCGGTTCACCAAGCTGATCGCGGCCGAGCCCGACATCAGCCGTGTCCCGGTGATGATCGACTCCTCCAAATGGGAAGTCATCGAGGCCGGCCTGAAGAACGTGCAGGGCAAGCCGATCGTCAACTCGATCTCCATGAAGGAGGGCGAGGAAAAGTTCGTCCGCGAGGCGCGGCTGTGCCGCAAATACGGCGCCGCCGTGGTCGTGATGGCATTCGACGAGCAGGGCCAGGCCGACAACCTGGAGCGCCGCAAAGAAATCTGCGGTCGCGCCTACCGGATCCTGACCGAAGAGGTCGGGTTTCCGCCCGAGGACATCATCTTCGACCCGAACTGCTTCGCGCTGGCGACCGGCATCGAGGAGCACGCCACCTACGGCATCGACTTCATCGAGGCGTGCGCGTGGATCAAGGAGAACCTGCCCGGGGTGCACATCTCCGGCGGCATCTCGAACGTGTCGTTCTCGTTCCGCGGCAACAACCCCGTCCGCGAGGCGATTCACGCGGTGTTCCTGTTCCACGCCATCAAGGCCGGCCTGGACATGGGCATCGTCAACGCCGGTGCGCTGGTGCCCTACGACTCGATCGACCCGGAGCTGCGGGACCGCATCGAGGACGTGGTGCTGAACCGGCGCGAGGACGCGGCCGAACGGTTGCTGGAGATCGCCGAACGGTTCAACCAGTCCGGGCAAGGCGCCGGAAAAGACGGAGACCCGCAGGCGGCCGAGTGGCGCGGCCTGCCGGTCCGCGAGCGGATCACGCACGCTTTGGTCAAGGGCATCGACGCGCACGTCGACGAAGACACCGAGGAGTTGCGCGCCGAGATCGCCGCCGCGGGCGGCCGGCCGATCGAGGTGATCGAGGGCCCGCTGATGGACGGCATGAACGTCGTCGGCGACCTGTTCGGCTCCGGCAAGATGTTCCTGCCCCAGGTGGTGAAGTCGGCCCGGGTGATGAAGAAAGCCGTCGCGTACCTGCTGCCGTTCATCGAGGCGGAGAAGGAGCAGAACGGGACGGCCGCCTCGAAGGACACCAACGGCACCATCGTGATGGCGACGGTGAAGGGCGACGTCCATGACATCGGCAAGAACATCGTCGGGGTTGTCCTGCAGTGCAACAACTTTGAGGTGATCGACCTCGGCGTGATGGTGCCGGCCCAGAAGATCCTGGACGCGGCGAAGGAGCACGACGCCGACATCATCGGGCTGTCCGGGCTGATCACCCCGTCGCTGGACGAGATGTCTAACTTCGCCGTCGAGATGGAACGCGAGGGGCTGCAGATCCCGCTGCTGATTGGCGGTGCAACCACCTCGCGCGCCCACACGGCCGTGAAGATATCGCCGCGTCGCAGCGGTCCGGTGGTGTGGGTCAAGGACGCGTCCCGTTCGGTGCCGGTCGCCGCCGCGCTGCTCGACGACAAGCAGCGGCCGGCCTTGCTGGAGGCCACCGAGAAGGACTACGCGTCGCTGCGCGAACGGCACGCGCAGAAGAACGAGCGGCCGATGCTGACGCTGGAGAAGGCCCGCGCGAACCGGACGCCGATCGACTGGGACGGCTACACGCCGCCGGTGCCCGCGCAGGGGCTCGGCGTGCGGGAATTCTCCCACTACGACCTGGAAGAGCTGCGCGAGTACATCGACTGGCAGCCGTTCTTCAACGCCTGGGAGATGAAGGGACGCTTCCCGGACATTCTGAACAACCCCGCCACCGGTGAGGCGGCGCGCAAGCTCTACGACGACGCCCAGGAGATGCTCGACACCCTGATCAAGGAGAAGTGGCTGACTGCCAACGCGGTGATCGGGTTCTTCCCGGCCAACGCCGTCGGCCCGGGCTGTGAAGACATCGAGGTCTATACCGACGACACCCGTACCGAGGTGCTGACCACGCTGCACAACCTGCGTCAGCAGGGCGAGCACCGCGAGGGGATCCCGAACCGGTCGCTGGGTGACTTCATCGCGCCCAAGGAGACCGGCCTGGCCGACTACGTCGGTGCCTTCGCCGTCACCGCCGGCCTGGGGAGTCAGGAAAAGATCGCGGAGTTCAAGGCGGCCCTCGACGACTACAGCGCGATCCTGCTGGAGTCGGTGGCCGACCGGCTGGCCGAGGCGTTCGCCGAACGGATGCACGAACGGGTCCGCAAGGAGTTTTGGGGATATCAGCCGCAGGAGCACTTGGACAACGAGGCGCTCATCGGGGAGAAGTACGTCGGAATCCGCCCGGCTCCCGGCTACCCCGCCTGCCCGGAGCACACCGAGAAGGTGACGCTGTGGAAGCTGATGGACGTCAAGGAGCGCACCGGTATCGAGCTCACCGAGTCGATGGCGATGTGGCCCGGTGCCGCCGTCAGCGGCTGGTACTTCTCGCATCCGCAGTCGCAGTACTTCGTGGTTGGCCGGCTGGCCCAGGACCAGGTTGCCGATTATGCCAAGCGTAAGGGCTGGACCCTGGCCGAAGCCGAGCGCTGGCTTGCCCCCAACCTCGGCTACAACCCGGAGGACTGA
- a CDS encoding DUF3329 domain-containing protein has translation MTATSQEVGEAEMPEAPRADAEPEDVDETGGADNQDAEGAAESVDAAGTEDATNEDATDDDDIPFGRSEKKKTSLRNRPWGRYLRRSLLPLLLAASLAVNGFLGWQQWQQHRVKEAGRQAQQAAIAYAQVLTSIDSNKVDENFRQVLDGATGEFKDMYTQSSVQLRQLLIDNKATAHGVVVDSAIQSESTNKVVVLVFIDQTVTNSQAPDPRIDRSRIKMTMELVDGRWRASKVQLL, from the coding sequence GTGACCGCTACATCCCAGGAAGTTGGCGAGGCCGAAATGCCAGAAGCGCCGCGCGCAGATGCCGAACCCGAAGATGTCGACGAAACCGGCGGCGCCGACAACCAGGACGCCGAGGGGGCCGCCGAATCGGTGGACGCCGCCGGCACCGAGGACGCCACGAACGAGGACGCCACCGACGATGACGATATTCCGTTCGGCCGCAGCGAGAAGAAAAAGACGAGCCTGCGTAACCGGCCATGGGGCCGGTACCTGCGCCGCAGCCTGCTTCCGCTGCTGCTGGCTGCCTCCCTCGCCGTCAACGGATTCCTCGGTTGGCAACAGTGGCAACAACATCGCGTGAAAGAGGCGGGGCGCCAGGCCCAGCAAGCCGCGATCGCCTACGCGCAGGTACTCACCAGCATCGATTCCAACAAGGTCGACGAGAATTTCCGCCAGGTGCTCGATGGCGCGACCGGCGAGTTCAAAGACATGTACACCCAATCCAGCGTGCAACTGCGCCAATTGCTGATCGACAACAAGGCCACCGCCCACGGGGTGGTGGTGGACTCGGCAATCCAATCGGAATCCACGAATAAGGTTGTGGTGCTTGTCTTTATCGATCAGACCGTAACCAATAGCCAGGCGCCTGACCCGCGCATCGACCGCAGCCGGATCAAGATGACCATGGAGCTGGTCGACGGCCGCTGGCGGGCAAGCAAGGTGCAGTTGCTGTGA